AACACCAATGCTAATGGACAAGTAACAGTAACAATTACTTCAGGCACTGTACCAACCCCTGTTCGAGTAAAAGCAAACATGACTGTTGGCGCAACTACGATATCGACTGTGTCAGAACAATTAAATATTGGCGTAGGTTTACCGGATCAGGATAGCTTTTCTCAAGCCCTGGAAAGTTTTGCAGTACAAGCATATAACGGCGCAAACGTTCAAAATACCATCACTCTTAGCGCAGCAGATCACTTTGGCAACCCGGTTGTATCAGGAACCACATTTACTGTCATTGCCGACAAAGGCGGTCGTGTAGGTTCAGTGAATAATAATAATGCCCAAGCTTCATGCGAAGTGACCAACCAAAGTGAAGCAACTCAAGGCAGTTGTACTCTAACCTGGTTAAGCTCTGGAGATAATCCAGATGTAGACCTTAACAGAAGCGTACGAACAAACATCGCCCCTCTATCTAGAGGCAAAAACGATCGATTCGGTCGAACGAATGTTCTGGCTTATGCCATTGGTGAAGAAACCTTTTATGATTCTAATGGTAATGGAGTGTTTGACGTTGAATGCTCCAATTGTATAGATACTAACGGTGATGGCACTCTAGATGGAAATTTAGATATTAACGGTGACTCAGTTATCGACTCAAGTGTCAGTGAAGCATTTGATGACATGGGCGAACCATTTGCAGACATCAACGAAGATGGTGTGTATACCAATGATCAAATTGATGCTAATGATCCGACACCAGGCGATGATAGTGATGACATCACAGAGGCATTTGTAGACTTCAATTCAAATCTTACCTATGACGGACCAGACGGTCTGTTTAACGGTGCTTTATGTAGCCAAGCAGCTATTGCTGAAGGTCATTGTGCCAGCTTAACCTATGTCTGGGATGAAGATACGTTTGTTATATCGACAGATGATGGAATTTTCTATATTAGAGATAGCGACCCGCTAGCAGGAAACTATGAATATGAGCAATCAGGCAACCCTCCTTCGTCTGACGAAGTTTCTACAGACATCACTAATTTAACAGGTGACGTACCACAATATGATAATGGTACTGAATTAGTAAATGGTATTGAATTAAGTACTACAAACTCCTCAGAGACGGTCTATATATTAATCACCGATAACAATGGTAATAATATACCTGCAGGTTCTGAAATAACGTTCACCTGTTCAAATTGTGATGTGACCGCAGGCAGTTCTCAAACAGCTAGCAACTCTACAAACCCAAGTGCATATTCTGTGACTCTTGCAAGACCCACTAGTGTAAATCAAGTATCTGGCCAGTTATCAATTGAATACCAAACACCTGACGGAACTAGCAGGTCAGCCTCCTATACTGTAGTAACTCCCTTTTAATAATTCCAAGCCCCTCACCGAGGGGCTTTTTCTTTTCTCCCCAACTTCCTGTAAAATCTCGCCCTTAATCCTACTTAGCTTGCGAGAAAACCATGTCCTCAACCGATCTTTCCCCAACCCTTGAATTAGCCGTTGATTTGATTCGTCGTAATTCTGTTACTCCTGACGATAAAGGCTGCCAGGACGTAATGATTGAGCGTCTTGAAAAACTAGGCTTTAAGATCGAGAAACTGCGTTTTGAAGAGGTGGATAACTTCTGGGCTCGTCGTGGCGAAGGTGAACCTGTTTTAGCCTTTGCAGGTCATACAGATGTGGTTCCGACCGGTCCATTAGAGAAGTGGGATACAGATCCGTTCAAGCCTGAAATCAAAGAAGACGGCATGTTGTACGGACGTGGTGCAGCAGACATGAAAGGCTCGTTGGCGGCGATGATTGTTGCGGTTGAGCGCTTCATTGAAGAACATCCGAATCATGTGGGCTCTATTGCCTTTTTGATCACCAGTGATGAAGAAGGCCCTGCCAAGAACGGCACCGTAAAAGTGGTTGAGCATTTACAAGCACGTAACGAACACATTGACTGGTGCATCGTGGGCGAGCCATCCAGCACCAATCAATTGGGCGACGTAGTGAAAAACGGCCGTCGCGGTTCATTAAACGGTTATCTAACAGTAAAAGGTCAACAAGGTCATGTGGCTTACCCGCACCTTGCAGACAACCCTATTCACAGCATCGCTAACGCCTTAGCCGAACTTACCAATCAGGTTTGGGATAATGGCAACGAGTTTTTCCCGGCGACCAGCTTCCAGGTTACCAACATTAACTGTGGAACAGGCGCTACCAATGTGATTCCTGGCGAGCTAGAAATGGTCTTCAACTTCCGCTACTGCACTGAAGTGACTGCCGAGCAATTAATGGAACTTACCGATTCAATCCTTGAAAAGCACGGTGTTAAATATGAATTAAAATGGATGCTGTCTGGTCGCCCATTCTTAACATCTGGCGGTTCACTAATTGATGCTGTTAAGCACAGCGTGAAAAAAGTGACAGGGTATGAGCCAGAGCTTTCAACGTCCGGCGGTACTTCGGATGGTCGTTTTATCGCACCGACTGGGACACACGTGGTTGAGCTTGGTCCGTCAAATGCGACCATTCATAAAATTAATGAGTGCGTGAATGCGGAAGACCTCAACCTACTTACAGACGTTTATCAGCAAATCCTGATCGATTTACTCGCAGAAGCTTAATCGTCCATGCCAGACAAGCGAAAATTATTAACCTTACTAAGCGCTCGAAACCTACCGGATCATGTAATATTTCAGCGCTTTGTTTGTGCAGTGTTCATTTTCGCTTGCGGTGCCCTGCTTATTTTCTACGCTGAATCTAAAATAGAGCCATCGCTCCGCCAAGAGATCATTGCCTTAGTCGGGTTAATTTTAGCCTGTGCAGGTGGCGCTTATGCATTCATTCATTATCTCGCACTGATATTCTCTCGTTTAAGAGGCAAATAATTTATGTATCCAGACATCGAAGTCTACGTCAAAAACAAATCCGAAGAAGAGCTTGTGAACTGGTTTGAGCAAGCACTGGGTACAACAGAGTATCAGGGGAAATTACAAGGCGGCCTTCAGCACTACCAAGTCCAATGCCAAGGTAAATCATTACCGGTAATGATCATGCCAGCAGTTGTAGGAAAAGCCTGGAACAGCGTCTGGTTTGATACGCCAGATACCCCCTGGGAAGACGACATCACGTGTGCGAAACAAATGGCCCAGGAACTTAATACCGAAATTCGCTGCATTCGCAGTGGCTGGGATGAAGATCAAGACCCAGATGAGTGGTTAAAAGTATTACCGGATGGCAACACGGAAGAGATTCTTTGGAAAAAATAAGTTGCGCTCAGGTAGAGTTGTTCAGAGCTATTTTCCAAAGGTGCTGTGCAGTTCGCTAAGACCATAGCTCGTAAAAAACATTGCTCGTAATGAGCAAACCTACGAGCTAGAACGCTTTTTTGGTATAAATATCAAACCGCCCTGATTTACCTTTTATTTGTAAACTCGGGGTCTTGTTAGCCAGAAAAGGAGCGGCTTTAGGACGCTTAACCACCACCCGGTGCTTTGAAATTCGGTAAGCTGGCTCAAACAACTCATCGGCGTCCTCATCACCACCAATCAGTTGCTTAAATACGCGCATTTCCTTTTTCACTAACGCCGTCTTTGACCGATCCGGGAACATAGGGTCCAGATAGACAACATCAAAGCTTTCATCTTCTATGTCGCTGCTGGCTGAAATAAAGTCTTCCTTACGCAACGACATTCTCTCAACCACATCCGTTACATCACTGGCAATTGAAGCCCTATCCAAACCATCCTGAAGTAATTCCCGAACGGCGGGATTACGCTCAAACATGGTTACTGAGCACCCTAAAGCAGCAAGAATCAGGCTATCCCGGCCTAAGCCTGCAGTGGCATCCAGAACCGTTAATTGTCGATCTCCAGAGACTTTACTCAATCCAACCGCTTTTGCGACTTGCTCGCCTTTACCGCCCCCGTGCTTTAAACGATGAACCATGGCGTTACCTTCAAAGGCAACGAACACAGGGCCAGGTGGTTTTGGACCGGTTGACTGTAAAGAAACCGCTTCATCAAACACCAAAGCCAGATGCTTATCAGGGTCCAACGAGGTTAAATCCAGCGTTTGCTGTGGTCGGATAACCAATGCCTGACCGCCGAAAGCCTCAACAAACTTGGTCGCCTGGGCCTCTCTATGCGGTGCATACAGCACCACAAGAGACTCGGTCACTTGTTCAGGTTTCAGCTTATAGACAGTCGACATTAAGTAATAACCTAAGCAGGAATGATGAATGCGATTCCCAGAAGAATGATTCCCAGGGCACAGCGGTAAATTACGAATGGCAAAACACCAATGCGATTAATAAAGGCTAAAAATAGTTTAATACAAATATACGCACTGATTGCTGCTAACAAGGCTCCACTACCAGCCACCATCATGGAAGCATCACTTCCTTGTTCAATAAGATCTTTCCCTTTGAACAGACCAGCACCAAGAATAACGGGAATCGAAAGTAAAAAAGAAAACCTGGCAGCACTTTCACGCGTTTGACCAAGAAATAACGACGCAGTCATCGTCACACCAGAGCGCGATGTCCCGGGAATCAAAGCAAAAACCTGGGCCAAACCTACAGCTAATGCTCCTTTTATTCCCAGCAACTCCATTGGTTGTTTTCTTGAACCTGCCTTATCAGCCCACAACAAAACCAAACCAAAGAAAATTGAAGCCGCCGCGATCACCACAATAGAGCGAAGATGCGTTTCAATAAAATCGTTCAATGTCGCGCCACATAACACCACAGGGATAGTAGCAATGATAATCCACCACCCCATTTTAGCTTCGGTGGTTACACCCTTTCCTACAAAACTACCAAACCACGCCATTGCAATCTTGAATACATCCTTGCGGAAATAGATCAACACCGCCAGCAATGTCCCTACATGCACCGCGACATCAAACGTCAACCCTTGATCCTGCCACCCTAAAAGCTGAGCAGGTAAAATCAGGTGGGCCGAACTTGAGATCGGCAGAAATTCAGTTAACCCTTGAATAACAGCTAATAGAACCAGTTGGAACCAAGCCATACACACTCCTTGTACTCTAAGTCTTATTTTTTCTGATCGGCTTTCTTTTTCGCCACATCATTTCGAACGTATAACGGTTCCACCTGATCAGCAGATTGCCACAATACTTGCTCAGGAAATTCCTGAATGAACGTCAGCATGTCTTCAGCACGAGGTCGCTCTTCCGGGAAGAATTCCACGTCATCAACTGCGGCAGAAAATTGGTCACGATACACCAACCCAGTGCCCGACATCGCTTGAATATTCTCGATATTGACATCTGTTGGTTTGGACACAGACGGCTCAGACAACAACTCAAATGCCGTTTCTGAATAGCGATACTTTGCCCAGTACAACTCGTTCATCCGGGCATCCACCGTCGCAATCAGCTCGCCAGAATCATGAGCACTCAACATGCGAGTTCGAATTGCCAAGGCAGTTAATGTAGACACAGCTGCCACAGGCTTATTAATTGCGAAAGCCAAGCCCTGGACCACGCCAAAAGCGATTCTTAATCCAGTAAAAGAACCAGGGCCAGCGCCAACTACAAGGCCATCCAATTGCGATACCGCAACACCCTGTTTAGCCAGTAAGCTCTCTACCATTGGCAGGATATTCTGGGTATGTTCCCGAGGGAGTAACTGATGATCAGAGTGAATTGTACCGTTATGCAGTAACGCCACCGAACAGGCATCCGTCGACGTATCAATCGCGAGTAAAGTAGATTTCATAAAGATTAAAGAATAGTAATAGGCAGACATAAAAAAGGTCTAAAAGCAGAGACTTTTAGACCTTTCAGGATCATTGCAACATTAACCGTTTAACGAGTTCATTACACGATCACGAATTTCAGAAACTTCACCAACGCCAGCCACTTTATGAATCTTAGGCGCATTTGCTTCACCAGAAGCAGCCCACTCAGAGTAATACGTCACTAGAGGCTTGGTTTGTTCATGATAAATAGCAAGACGCTTACGTACTGTCGCTTCCTGATCATCATCACGTTGCATCAAAGGTTCACCGGTTTCGTCATCCTTACCTTCTTCTTTAGGTGGATTGTAGATCACGTGGTAAACACGACCAGAACCTTCGTGAACACGACGGCCACTCATGCGCTTAACGATTTCTTCGTCTTCAACATCAATTTCCAAAACATGGTCGATGTCAACACCTGCTTGCTTCATTGCTTCTGCTTGAGGAATAGTGCGAGGGAAACCGTCAAATAGGAAACCATTTTTACAGTCATCTTGTTGAATGCGCTCTTCAACCAGCGCAATAATGATGTCGTCAGATACCAGACCACCAGTTTCCATAACTTCTTTCACTTTAAGGCCCAATGGTGTACCAGCCTTAACTGCAGCACGTAACATATCACCCGTAGAGATTTGAGGAATACCAAATTCTTTGGTGATATTTTGTGCCTGTGTCCCTTTACCAGCGCCTGGTGCGCCTAACAAAATGACTCGCATGGGGTTCCCCTAGTTAAATAAAATTGGCAGGAATTATAGGTCTTTATATCCCGATAAGCTAGTCACGCTTGGTTCAAAGCCAAGTTAACGTGAGCTGACTCAATCTTTGCTCGTGTTGAGATCTTTTCTACTCACAAATTAAGTCATTGAAATTACATTTCCACACAAGGGTTACTAATTTCTACATTTTCAACCTTAAATACGATAGAAGGCTCACAGCTTTGAACTAAACTTTTAATGAAGATCATCAGATCTCATGGAGCTTTTTTGCAGTTGGTGACTCACCCATACATCCAGTACATCAAGAGACACACTGCACGACTATCAAAGTAAGGTAGGTAACCATGAAAAGATTACAATCTCTGCTGCAGGAATGGCAGAACCACGCCTCTCAAACACTCGATGACAAAGAATATTCAGTCAAACTTTCCCGGCAGGATGCCGCAAGAATAAATGC
Above is a genomic segment from Litoribrevibacter albus containing:
- the tsaB gene encoding tRNA (adenosine(37)-N6)-threonylcarbamoyltransferase complex dimerization subunit type 1 TsaB — its product is MSAYYYSLIFMKSTLLAIDTSTDACSVALLHNGTIHSDHQLLPREHTQNILPMVESLLAKQGVAVSQLDGLVVGAGPGSFTGLRIAFGVVQGLAFAINKPVAAVSTLTALAIRTRMLSAHDSGELIATVDARMNELYWAKYRYSETAFELLSEPSVSKPTDVNIENIQAMSGTGLVYRDQFSAAVDDVEFFPEERPRAEDMLTFIQEFPEQVLWQSADQVEPLYVRNDVAKKKADQKK
- the adk gene encoding adenylate kinase → MRVILLGAPGAGKGTQAQNITKEFGIPQISTGDMLRAAVKAGTPLGLKVKEVMETGGLVSDDIIIALVEERIQQDDCKNGFLFDGFPRTIPQAEAMKQAGVDIDHVLEIDVEDEEIVKRMSGRRVHEGSGRVYHVIYNPPKEEGKDDETGEPLMQRDDDQEATVRKRLAIYHEQTKPLVTYYSEWAASGEANAPKIHKVAGVGEVSEIRDRVMNSLNG
- the dapE gene encoding succinyl-diaminopimelate desuccinylase, whose protein sequence is MSSTDLSPTLELAVDLIRRNSVTPDDKGCQDVMIERLEKLGFKIEKLRFEEVDNFWARRGEGEPVLAFAGHTDVVPTGPLEKWDTDPFKPEIKEDGMLYGRGAADMKGSLAAMIVAVERFIEEHPNHVGSIAFLITSDEEGPAKNGTVKVVEHLQARNEHIDWCIVGEPSSTNQLGDVVKNGRRGSLNGYLTVKGQQGHVAYPHLADNPIHSIANALAELTNQVWDNGNEFFPATSFQVTNINCGTGATNVIPGELEMVFNFRYCTEVTAEQLMELTDSILEKHGVKYELKWMLSGRPFLTSGGSLIDAVKHSVKKVTGYEPELSTSGGTSDGRFIAPTGTHVVELGPSNATIHKINECVNAEDLNLLTDVYQQILIDLLAEA
- a CDS encoding undecaprenyl-diphosphate phosphatase codes for the protein MAWFQLVLLAVIQGLTEFLPISSSAHLILPAQLLGWQDQGLTFDVAVHVGTLLAVLIYFRKDVFKIAMAWFGSFVGKGVTTEAKMGWWIIIATIPVVLCGATLNDFIETHLRSIVVIAAASIFFGLVLLWADKAGSRKQPMELLGIKGALAVGLAQVFALIPGTSRSGVTMTASLFLGQTRESAARFSFLLSIPVILGAGLFKGKDLIEQGSDASMMVAGSGALLAAISAYICIKLFLAFINRIGVLPFVIYRCALGIILLGIAFIIPA
- a CDS encoding class I SAM-dependent methyltransferase; the encoded protein is MSTVYKLKPEQVTESLVVLYAPHREAQATKFVEAFGGQALVIRPQQTLDLTSLDPDKHLALVFDEAVSLQSTGPKPPGPVFVAFEGNAMVHRLKHGGGKGEQVAKAVGLSKVSGDRQLTVLDATAGLGRDSLILAALGCSVTMFERNPAVRELLQDGLDRASIASDVTDVVERMSLRKEDFISASSDIEDESFDVVYLDPMFPDRSKTALVKKEMRVFKQLIGGDEDADELFEPAYRISKHRVVVKRPKAAPFLANKTPSLQIKGKSGRFDIYTKKAF